CCAACTGGACAGCTTCAAACGAAGTAACATCAGCATTGCATATTCTACTATTACTGATTGGGTACGCCAGGTAGCGAACGTTGTAACGCCATTAGGCCATCTTCAATTACATGAAATGTATCAGCAGCAGTATTGGCACGGAGATGAAACCGGCATAGCGGTACTGGACAGCCAGGTGAAAAAAGACACACACCAGGGCTACTATTGGACATACCTGACCGGAGATGGACGTTTAATCTACTTTGACTATCACCGCGGAAGGGATAAACCCGCAGCCGAAAATATATTGCAACACTTTAAAGGACACCTGCAGGTGGACGGCTATGAAGTCTATGACAAGCTGAACATCAAAGGAATGATTATATTCTTTTGCATGTCTCATGCGCGCCGTAAATTTTACGATAGTAAAGAAAATGATAAGGCGCGGGCTGAACATGTGCTGACTGAAATAGCCAAATTATACAAGGTGGAAGAGGAATGTAAAGAACAACGACTTGATGAGGAGCAGATCAAAATACGGCGCGCGGAGAAGTCTTTGCCCATATTGAAGTCTTTGGGTGAATGGATGAAGCAGGAATATGTAAAGCTTCGCCCCAAAAGTCCAATTGCCCAAGCTATGGCTTATAGTATCAAACGTTGGGAAGGACTAAGTCTCTATGCTACTACCGGGCATCTTCATATAGACAACAATCCGATTGAACGCTGTATGAAAAATCTGGCTGTCGGACGCAAAAATTACTTGTTCTGCGGCTCTCACGAAGCAGCCAAAAGAGCAGGCCTTTTATACTCGTTACTGGTTAGCTGCAAACTGAATAATGTTAATCCCTATGAATGGTTGAAGGATATGTTAAGTCACAACATCAATGAGCTGACTACCTCAAAACTTAAATCTTTATTGCCTCACCGCTGGGAAAAACAAGAAAGCAACACTACCGCTTAAGGCAAAGTTAGCAATAATGGGAATACCCTTATTTAAGCTACTCGGAGGTACACATTATATAGGCTTAAATGAACCTTGCAGCATGCAACACTCAAAAAGTTGCACCGACTGTTTATTGTAGGATGCTTATATATTATTTTGATAGTACATGGAATTGTTATGCCCAGTATTTACAAGAACCAAATTTATTTTGCATCTCCGCGAACAATATTACATCATAGTAGGCATACGCTTTTGCTGCTGTATTCATTTCTGGCAGTTTAAAGGTTTAATGAAAGTGTGGTAACTTAAAGTTAACCCTAACTGTCAGATTAAATCGGAGCTATTTCAATTTATGCAGCGAAAAACTCATCATTGAAATGCTTACTTTTAACTGACACATTGTTAATCTTTCAATTTTTGAACACCCAAATCAATTCCTTTTAATTTCGCAGGTACGCCATATTTCATCCATTTAGGAGGTAAAGAGTCTTTTAAATAAAAATCAAAAAACTGATTAATTCTTAGGGTATAATCCTTTGAATTTTCCTCATCTAAAACATGGTGTCCTTCATTGTCATATTGCAACAACCATACTTTCTTGTTTAGTCTACGAAGAGATAAATACATCTCCATTCCTTGAAAAAAAGGAACTATACCATCCTTCTTGTTATTCATCAATAATAATGGAGTACATACTTGATTTGCTTTTAGTATAGGAGAATTTTCAATATATAAATCTTGCCTTTCCCATAACGTGGCTCCTATTCGATTTTGTGATACCTCAGCAAATTCCTGACGACTTTCTCCTCCTCCTAATAAAGAATTATAGTCACTTATAAAATCTGACATTCCAGATCCCGCAACAGCTGCCGAAAAACGTTTTGTATGAGTAATGATGTAATTTGTCTCAAATCCACTAAAACTATGGCCCTGTAATCCCATTCTAGAAGTATCAATCCAAGAATACCTTGATAAATAGTTGGCCGCACTTTCTATTGAGCTTAAGGAACTTTTCCCGGGGTATCCCATTTTATAGTTAATATCTGGCGTAAACACTAAATAGCCATGACTGACAAACCACGGAATATTTAAAAGTCCATGCGTATATCCAGGTTGCTGAAACTTATATAATTCATCAGACATCTTTTCATAGAAATGAAAAATAATTGGATAAGTTTTTGTTGAATCAAAATTCTCCGGGAAATAAAGAACCCCCTTCAAAGTTTCTCCTTCATAGTTAGTCCAAATAATTAATTTGGATGTAAGCCAATTACAATTTTTTTCTGGTGAAATATTACTTACTTTTAAAAAGTGATTAAAATCATTCGTATAGTAATAATTTGGAGATTCAGTTGTACTTCCACGTAATACTAAATAAGATTTATTATTGCTCGATTTTACAAATATGTATTTACCCAATATAATATTTTCACTCTCATAAGTATACTTCCCCATACTTAACTGACGAAAGGACGTTAGATTTTTAATACGAACACTATAAAATCCATTTTCTTTTGTTTCGTTATTAAAGGCGCCTAAAATTAAAGGACGCTTTACATCCAATAAAAACTGTCCGACTCTTTCAATTCCAATAACTTTAAAAAAAATGTTATTATTACGTCCCACATGCTTAGTTAAACAAATTGGATCTGATTTACCTACAGGATCTAATAACCAGATATCAAAACGATCACTTATTAATAATGCAGAGTCTTGTGGAAACCAGCCTATTACAGAGATACCTCTTTTATTAGTAGGATAATCATATGTACTATCTATAATTGGTATGGGCAACTTTTTTGTAATATTTGTTAATATTTCAGTATTTAAATTATAACTGTAAATATCACTTAAAGTACTATCAAATCCGAATAAATATCTATTTCCTGGCGAAAAATCGACTTCCCTTGAAATGTTCAACCGCTTTTTACTTCCAGTTAAAATATTTTCTAAATAGCAGATTGGTTGAGAATAAATATTCCAATGATGTTCAAAAATATCTCCAGGTATATACCTAGTAAGTACCCATTTATTATCACCACTAATGTTAACCGATTCATTATTACTATTTAATAACTTAATCGTTTTATTTTTGACATCAACTACACCTAAATATCTCTTAGGACCCAACTCCATTAATTGCACTGATTGATTTTTAATGTCATTATAACTATATATATCTAACATGACAGAGCCTATTAATGGTTTTATGGTATCTTTATCTTGAAGATTAACAAATAAATATTGGCTACTACTATGTTTTTCCTGAATACCAATTATAGTATATAAATTAAAAATATCTAACGATTTGTCATCAATTAATAAAACTGGCTCTTTCATTCCTTCCTCAAAAGAATAGATACAATTTCTTTCTCCTTTAACATATAGAAAATAATCATTCTTGGAGGTAAAAACTACATCATTTAATCCTGCTCCTTCCCAAACCTTGGTAAATTCATTTTTTTTAGTCTTGACAATATATAATCTTTCTTTACTATCTGACGCTGGGTTATCTTCGTTTATCAACAGCGCCAACTGACTACCATCTTTACTTAACCAATATTTGATGACTCCTTTAAAACAATATTTTATATTTTTTTTTAGCGGTTGAAAAATAATAAATTCATCTTGGCTATTATTATAAAAAATGCATTGAGTGTTATCATAATTAATAAGATTAAAATATTTTATTTGGGGAATAACATGAGAATCAAAATTTTTCAAAGAAATAATATATAAACTATCATGTCGAGTAAATAATAACTGCTTGCTATTTTCAGTAAATTTTGAACTAGACACACCCACAAATCTTTTTTCGCTTTTCTCTTTTATACCTTTTACAACTAGCACAGATTTTTCACTATTCTTATTATTAATAATATATGAAAAGTAAAGCCCATCATTTGTAATAGCTCCGCTTCCAACTGAAGTCCAGCTATCCAAAATTGCTTCATCGATTACTGGCTTTTGAGAATAACAAAATTTCGACAGGAAAAATAAAGTAAAATAAATAACACAATACTTCATAAATGTAAATTATAATATCATTATAATATAAACGCCCAAAAGCTCAAGTCACCATGCAAATAATTAGACAACTAAAATAGATCTATTTAAAAAATCATTTAAAATATTTTAAAAGAACAATGCCTAGTACAAGAAACAAATTAGGGTTGATTAGTAATTAGATACTTCCTAATTTTTTACTGTTAATACTATTTATTTATTTAAAGAACAGATTTAATTTTGATAAAACCGATTCAATAAATTATATACATCAAACAACTTTTCTAATAAAAGTTTAAAGCAAAAATGATATAAATCATAAGTATAATTTTTATTTTTTCTATTCTTATTTAACTAATTATCCGGATATATTATAAGGAATGTCTACGGCCTTATAATTTTCATTCAATGTGGACAAATATTTATAACCTAAAACTTTAGCTTTTTGATTGAAAAAAGCAAATAAATTATGAAAAAAGCAAAAATAATTTTAGCAGCTATTGGTTTGATAAGCACAATTGGAGGTACCTTAGCTTTTAAGGCTCAACACAAATTCAATGGCCAACTGAAGTGTACAACTTTTCTCGGCGGATTTTGCACAAATCTAGCCTATACTACAATTTCACCTATCACAACTTTATACTGTACTTTAACTTCAGCACCAGCAACTACATCTTGCATCACAGCTAGAGTACGACCACTTAATTAATTTGAATTTAATTAAAAGTAATTTTAATAAAGAAGCCAACTTATAAATATTTAGTTGGCTTCTTTATTAAAATATATACAATTAAAAATTCACTTAATTAAAATCTATGAAAATGAAATGTAAGACTAGACAATAAATAAAAAAACCTTGCAACTGAATAACTCATTATA
This Chitinophaga sancti DNA region includes the following protein-coding sequences:
- the tnpC gene encoding IS66 family transposase; its protein translation is MSAATENIDYKVLYEQLLPLLKSQQESNLQLQNQVTQLQYQLHQLTKLLGGFKSERFIPSGAQVQQELGLNFETAFATTNLSDVQKISYVKARQAPRENGLQNPFPEHLRVEEQIIEPDEDVSHCEKDGEDIKEQLGWKPGEIFIKRTVRPCYKCPIPGQPGQHRIVAARQPAQALPKSIATPELLAQIIIDKFIDHKPLNRQLDSFKRSNISIAYSTITDWVRQVANVVTPLGHLQLHEMYQQQYWHGDETGIAVLDSQVKKDTHQGYYWTYLTGDGRLIYFDYHRGRDKPAAENILQHFKGHLQVDGYEVYDKLNIKGMIIFFCMSHARRKFYDSKENDKARAEHVLTEIAKLYKVEEECKEQRLDEEQIKIRRAEKSLPILKSLGEWMKQEYVKLRPKSPIAQAMAYSIKRWEGLSLYATTGHLHIDNNPIERCMKNLAVGRKNYLFCGSHEAAKRAGLLYSLLVSCKLNNVNPYEWLKDMLSHNINELTTSKLKSLLPHRWEKQESNTTA
- a CDS encoding alpha/beta hydrolase family protein codes for the protein MKYCVIYFTLFFLSKFCYSQKPVIDEAILDSWTSVGSGAITNDGLYFSYIINNKNSEKSVLVVKGIKEKSEKRFVGVSSSKFTENSKQLLFTRHDSLYIISLKNFDSHVIPQIKYFNLINYDNTQCIFYNNSQDEFIIFQPLKKNIKYCFKGVIKYWLSKDGSQLALLINEDNPASDSKERLYIVKTKKNEFTKVWEGAGLNDVVFTSKNDYFLYVKGERNCIYSFEEGMKEPVLLIDDKSLDIFNLYTIIGIQEKHSSSQYLFVNLQDKDTIKPLIGSVMLDIYSYNDIKNQSVQLMELGPKRYLGVVDVKNKTIKLLNSNNESVNISGDNKWVLTRYIPGDIFEHHWNIYSQPICYLENILTGSKKRLNISREVDFSPGNRYLFGFDSTLSDIYSYNLNTEILTNITKKLPIPIIDSTYDYPTNKRGISVIGWFPQDSALLISDRFDIWLLDPVGKSDPICLTKHVGRNNNIFFKVIGIERVGQFLLDVKRPLILGAFNNETKENGFYSVRIKNLTSFRQLSMGKYTYESENIILGKYIFVKSSNNKSYLVLRGSTTESPNYYYTNDFNHFLKVSNISPEKNCNWLTSKLIIWTNYEGETLKGVLYFPENFDSTKTYPIIFHFYEKMSDELYKFQQPGYTHGLLNIPWFVSHGYLVFTPDINYKMGYPGKSSLSSIESAANYLSRYSWIDTSRMGLQGHSFSGFETNYIITHTKRFSAAVAGSGMSDFISDYNSLLGGGESRQEFAEVSQNRIGATLWERQDLYIENSPILKANQVCTPLLLMNNKKDGIVPFFQGMEMYLSLRRLNKKVWLLQYDNEGHHVLDEENSKDYTLRINQFFDFYLKDSLPPKWMKYGVPAKLKGIDLGVQKLKD